Proteins from one Planctomycetota bacterium genomic window:
- a CDS encoding acetyltransferase: MKRNYYIHPLKVVKEFHECEQIQKTVWRFEDREIIPVNELITISRNGGIVLGAFTELGRMIGFVFGFAGIRKPKGGKNQLIHSSRMLAVLPQYRNSDIGYRLKLAQRAAAMKQGIKLMAWTFDPLQSLNAHFNINKLGIIAREYYINLYGTSSSVLNKGLETDRFLAEWWLNKEFKCLNVQKIGRLSEDAVINHTGFNKKGLLVCGKPRLNLKGKLLFAEIPPEIKSIQNKNLSLAKDWRAKTRAIFTAYFSKGYMVSGFIRMRKHSLTPVKKSPINRSRTEIERGSFYVLTKTAVRNG, encoded by the coding sequence GTGAAACGTAATTATTACATCCATCCTTTAAAAGTAGTCAAGGAATTCCACGAATGTGAGCAAATCCAGAAAACCGTCTGGCGGTTTGAGGACAGGGAAATCATCCCGGTAAACGAGCTTATTACCATAAGCCGTAACGGGGGAATCGTCCTGGGCGCATTTACCGAATTAGGCAGGATGATAGGTTTTGTCTTCGGGTTTGCCGGCATCAGAAAGCCAAAGGGAGGGAAAAACCAGTTAATCCATTCTTCACGGATGCTGGCGGTTTTACCGCAATATCGTAACAGCGATATAGGCTACCGCTTAAAGCTTGCCCAGCGCGCCGCCGCAATGAAACAGGGGATAAAACTTATGGCCTGGACATTCGACCCATTGCAAAGTCTGAACGCCCATTTTAATATCAATAAGCTGGGTATTATCGCCAGGGAGTATTATATTAATCTCTACGGTACCAGTTCAAGTGTTCTTAATAAAGGGTTAGAAACGGACCGTTTCCTTGCCGAGTGGTGGCTTAATAAAGAGTTCAAGTGTTTAAATGTTCAAAAGATTGGAAGACTGAGTGAAGATGCAGTTATTAACCATACCGGATTTAATAAAAAAGGATTACTGGTTTGCGGCAAGCCGCGTTTGAATCTGAAAGGAAAATTACTTTTTGCGGAAATACCTCCGGAAATAAAGTCAATACAGAATAAGAATCTTTCTCTGGCAAAAGACTGGAGGGCAAAAACACGCGCCATTTTCACAGCGTATTTCAGTAAAGGTTATATGGTGAGCGGGTTTATCAGGATGCGGAAGCATTCCTTGACGCCCGTCAAGAAATCCCCGATTAATCGCTCGCGCACAGAAATTGAGCGGGGGAGTTTTTACGTATTAACCAAAACAGCAGTTAGAAACGGATAG
- a CDS encoding cob(I)yrinic acid a,c-diamide adenosyltransferase: MEKGLVVVITGDGKGKTTASLGMALRALGGGLKVLMIQFLKSSRAYGEIKSAKRLSPDFEIIQSGKDCVYPENDKSRYNCPECEFLCHIDPKNPDPAHRKAAEEALKIAEERIKSGNYGMVILDEINYAIDYGLISVDDVLKLIKGKPDKMHLVLTGRNATPQVCKMADLVSEILNIKHPFQKGIKSVKGIEL; this comes from the coding sequence ATGGAAAAAGGTTTAGTGGTAGTCATCACTGGCGACGGGAAAGGCAAGACCACCGCCTCTTTGGGCATGGCCCTGCGCGCTTTAGGCGGCGGGCTTAAAGTTTTGATGATTCAGTTCCTTAAAAGCTCGCGTGCTTACGGGGAAATAAAATCCGCCAAAAGGCTTTCTCCTGACTTTGAAATAATACAATCCGGAAAGGATTGCGTTTACCCGGAAAACGATAAGAGCCGTTACAACTGCCCGGAATGCGAATTCCTATGCCACATCGACCCGAAGAATCCCGACCCCGCGCACCGTAAAGCCGCCGAAGAGGCGTTGAAGATTGCCGAAGAGCGGATTAAATCCGGAAACTACGGCATGGTCATTCTTGACGAGATAAACTACGCGATTGATTATGGACTGATAAGCGTTGATGATGTGTTAAAGCTTATCAAAGGAAAGCCGGATAAGATGCACCTCGTTTTAACAGGCAGAAACGCGACCCCACAGGTATGCAAAATGGCTGATTTGGTAAGTGAGATATTGAATATCAAACACCCGTTCCAAAAGGGAATTAAATCGGTTAAGGGAATAGAGTTATAG